The nucleotide sequence GCTGTACGAACTGCCGCAACGGGTCGGCAGGCTCCGCGCGGGCACCCTGCTGTGGGCCGCGAGCTACCGGCAGAACGCCGGTCCGGAGCGGCGCATCGGCATCAGGATCTGGTCCAGCCGCGACGCCGGCCGCACGTGGGGTTTCCTGTCCGAGGCGGCGCGTTCGCACAACCACGACGGCATCTGGGAGCCCGAGTTCGTCGTCGACGCGGGCGGCACGCTGTGGCTGCACTACGCCGACGAAACCGAGGCGCCGCAGTTCGCGCAGGTGATGAACCGGGTCGCCTCCACCGACGGGGTGAAATGGGGCACCAAGCAGCGCACGATGGCCATCCCTCCGCATCGGGTGCGTCCGGGGATGCCGATCATCCGCCGCCTCCCCGACCGCCGGTACTACCTGGCCTACGAGATCTGCAACTACCGCGACCGCTTCTGCGACCCGTACTTCAAGATCTCCTCCGACGGCGCCAACTGGGGCGACCCCCTCGACCCCGGTACCCGCGTCACCACCGCGAACGGCAACTACTTCCAGCACGCCCAGACGGTCACGTTGTTCCCCGGCGGCCCGAACGGCGTGCGGCTGGTGATGGTCGGGCAGATCTACACCAACGCCGCCGGGGTGCCGCAGAGCAAGAACGGCAAGGTGCTGCTGGTCAACGACAACTTCGGCGCCGGGCACTGGTACGAACTCCCGGCGCCGGTGCACATCACCGGGATCCACGACAACTTCTGCCCCAACTACAGCTCGACGCTGCTGCCGGTCGACGGCGGAAAGAACGTGTTGCAGATCTCCACCGAGAACAACGCCGGCTGCAAGGCGTACTTCGCGAAGGGCCCGGCGTTCTGAGCCACCCGGTAGTGTGAGGTCCCGAGCGATCGGCTACGAAGCGGGGGCATCGCATGAAGGGCATCGTGCTGGCGGGGGGCAGTGGGACGCGTCTGCATCCCATCACCCAGGCGATATCGAAACAGCTGCTACCGGTCTACGACAAACCGATGATCTACTACCCGATCTCGGTGCTGATGTTCGCCGGGATCCGCGAGATCCTGATCATCTCGACCCCCGTCGACCTGCCGCATTTCCGGCGGTTGCTCGGTGACGGCAGCCAGTTCGGGCTCAGTTTCAGCTACGCCGAACAGGCCGCCCCGAACGGGCTGGCCGAAGCGTTCGTCATCGGCGCGGACTTCATCGGCGACGACGACGTCGCACTCGTGCTCGGCGACAACATCTTCTACGGCCAGGGATTCT is from Amycolatopsis lurida and encodes:
- a CDS encoding sialidase family protein is translated as MKRRFSSALAFALSLTVIASLSTSAQAAERQQLVPGYGSYPRLIRLEHSPIGRGRIIASLTSEDANGKFTPIMESTDEGQSFHKIGEIRDRDGRRGMCCGTLYELPQRVGRLRAGTLLWAASYRQNAGPERRIGIRIWSSRDAGRTWGFLSEAARSHNHDGIWEPEFVVDAGGTLWLHYADETEAPQFAQVMNRVASTDGVKWGTKQRTMAIPPHRVRPGMPIIRRLPDRRYYLAYEICNYRDRFCDPYFKISSDGANWGDPLDPGTRVTTANGNYFQHAQTVTLFPGGPNGVRLVMVGQIYTNAAGVPQSKNGKVLLVNDNFGAGHWYELPAPVHITGIHDNFCPNYSSTLLPVDGGKNVLQISTENNAGCKAYFAKGPAF